The sequence aacacccaaatgcAAAACAGACACTAACTACAAGTACCCCAACCTCCCGGAGGTAGGCACCTGAGCAGGTAagcttgaggatctgggggatctcacagaagaactggtccacagcattgccttggcagaggggtagtgaaaatgtattggcagtgtgcagcacagcatagAGGAAACCagtgccccaggcagctgctgccatgtggacacaagctctgctgcccaggagggtcccgtagtgcaggggtttgcagatggcaacgtagcggtcATAGGCCATGACTGTGAGAATAAAGTACTCTGCTGAGATCAAAAAGATGAACAGAAAGAACTGTGCAGCACATCCTGCATAGGAAATGGCCCTGGTGTCCCAGAGGGAGTTGGCCATGGctttggggacagtggtggagatggtgCCCAGgtcaaggagggagaggttgaggaggaagaagtacatgggtgtGTAGAGGCTGAGGTCACAGGCTACAGCGGTGATGACGAGGCCATTggccaggagggcagccaggtagatgcccaggaagagccagaagtgcaagagctgcagctccctcgtgtctgcaaatgccaggaggaggaactgggtgatggagctgctgttggacatcCTCCAAGGACAGCAATGGTCCATATCGAAACTCAGTGGAAGCTGAAAAAGGATTTCAAGGGCACCAAGATGAACTTTTGATACTTCGGGAacagttaaagaagaaaaagaggtaagGTAGGACCACTGCTGAAATGAGGAAGAGTAGCTCTAGATAAATCTGAAGTACTCTATGTCACAGCCTCCATTAATCCCAGCCAGGTCTCCCAGGCCTTTGAGTTGTGAGGCAGGACTCTGGAGGAGAACAACCAGCAGTGGATGGGGATCAAGCATGGGGTTACTCAAGCAAACTACACCCTTACCAGACCATGGGAACCATAGGGGCTGCATCCAAGGGTGCTGAGagagtgtttttttcttgaggagGTGCTGGTGTGTTATGACCCCAGTAAGAAAGGGATTCGGACACTGTGAgctaccttttaaaattatgttcatCACCATTAACACTCTAAGGAGAGAATCATGCAGATCATCTTAGGCCCCTTTAGATGGTGGGAACTCCAGGTCATGTAGCATTGAACGGTCCTTCTACCCAAATGCAGACCCCATCCATAGAAGACAGTCTCCTGTTTTGGTCATTCAAGCTACTATGGGATCTTCTTACAAGGAACAACTCTACTCATCGTCTCAACAGTCAAACAGAAGTGATGTTTTCATGAGAATGTTTTGCTGCACTGTTAGATACAGGCAAGGCCACGCAGGAGGCATGATGTCCAGTACAGAGTGGGACCTGCCTGCAGGCTCTTGTGTGATAATATGCTGCTGAGGTTGTCCTGTGGCCGAGGGATCTGTGCAGCATAACACAGGTATGACGGCCGTGCTGTACGTGCAGCAGGGTGCAGCGCAGCGCAGCCCTAAGAACTGgatgttcaatatttttctggtcAGGACCAGTGTTCAGGTTTCCTGTGAGAAGTCTGTGGTCCACTACACTGCCACAGCTGAGATGCCGTGGCCCAAATGTGCactgccaggaggagctggagaccCATGGCTTGTCACAGAACTGTGATGGTTTGGGATTCAATGAGACATGGTGGGACAGCTTGCTGAGCTGTGGTGCTGCAAAGGAGGGATacaggctctgcccagggagcagcagggaggacaAGGACTATGTCCCCTGTATGAAGGGGAAGCTTGGATTTGTGGGGGTCCTGTCTGTGACAGACAACAGGTTGGGTTACTTTTTGTCATTTAGGATCAGAGCAGGAGTCAGCAGGAGTGACCTTGTGTTTGCAGTTACAAACTGCTTGCTcaggaagaggaaacagaaaaggtcttttgTCAGCAACACCAGGAAGTCTCCAGGTTCACGAGCAGGTTCCTGTGGTGAACAACTTCAAGTGCCCTGGCCTTCCCTGGCAAGGCAAAACAACAGGGTGCCAACAGCCTGAAGTTGGCTATTGGGTCAACTTCTTCAGACAGCTGCCAGGTGGGCCACCAAGGGTGATTCTCACCTAGACCTGAACCTGGCCAAAAAGAAACAGCCGGTTAGGGATGTGATGATATTCAGTGTCAGTCTTGGCTGTCATGGCCATTAATTAGTGGGGGATCAGGCACAAATGGGCAGTGGTTaaggccagcagcagagcacagacCTGGGACTCCAGAGGAGAAGACTTGGACACACTCAAGAGACTGAGACATCTGGCATGATCCTGGATGATACTTCTGGGAAGATGAAGAGGAAGTCGACTGGGAATGGCCAGCATGGATTTACACAGGGTGGATCATGGTGGACAAACCTCATTGCTTTCTAGGATGAAAGGGCTGGGTTTCTGGATGAAGGGAGATCAGTGGGTGTCTTTATCTATTATTGTGTCCAGGACatttggagggagggagggatgggcaGGTGGATGGATATAGAGATGGGCAGGAACTGGGATTGACAGTCAGGCTCAGCTGGTCATAAATAAATGGACACACGggcctttggaagaaggggcaggcaactcaggagcactacaaggatgtcatgaggttatgcagggagaaaattagaagggccaaagcccaactagaacttaatctggctgctgctgtaaaagacaagaaaaaaatgtttctataaatacatttggAACAAAAGGAAGGCTAAGGGGACTCTCCATCCTTTATTTGATGTGGGGCGGGGGGAAAGATAGTGacaaaggctgaggaaaaggaTAAGCTGCcgcctttgcctcagtcttcaataGTAAgacccctgagctggaagacagggagcagaacgaagcccccataatccaaggggaaatggttagcgacCTGCTACATCACTTAGACATGTCTGTGGGTccggatgggatccacccaagggtaccgagggagctggtggaggtgCTCACCAAGctactttccatcatttatcagcagtcctggctaaccgggGGATGTCCCAGTcaactggaggttagcaaatgtggcAACCGTCTaccagaagggctggaaggaggatctggggaactacgggcctgtcagcctcacctcggTGCTGGGGGTTATGGAGTggatcatcttgagtgccatcacatggCACATACaaggacaaccaggtgatctGTCCCAGTCATCATGgttttatgaaaggcaggtcctgcttggctaacctgatctcctatgacaaggtgacccacttagtggatgagggaaaggctgttgATGTCGTCTACCTAcactttagtaaagcctttaaCGCTGTTTCCCACACCATTCTCCTGAAGAAAatggcttggatgggtgtactctttgctgggtatAAAAACTGTCTGGATAGCCGAGCCCAAAGAGTGGTTGTGTGCGGAAGGgttaaaagatggaattttggTCCATGGATGAATGCTGAGTAAGAAGAAGATAACTGAAAAACgcaggcagcacagggaacagatAGTTTATTTTCTATTGTTTGAAATGCTGACCATGGGGATAAGGAGGTGGAGCAATGTTAGGGGACGTGGTACATGCAATAATGGAGGAATACAAGGCATGACACATAATTTTGCTTACCTTGCAGAAGTCCTGCTATTGGTTAGAGCATAGTGGACGTGACTGATGGATTATGGTAATATGTCGCGTGTACAGAGTCCATGAACCAATAGAAGGGACGGCTATGGCACGTGCAGTGCACCTGGCCAGCGGGCACATGTGCCATAGGCTCCCTATGTTGCCATCAAGGCGTGTTTCGGCACTCATTGGCCGCGAGTGTCGACACCAATTCCTCCACAAATGTATAAAACACCAGGGTTTTCCGAAAAGCAGTGGGCCGGTGTACGGCAAGGTCACCGTCGCCTCCATGGGGATGCTCACataaagctggcacctaccaaatgctgggctgagctcacagtgcaagacagcacaagaatgtacgGATGGTTCATCTTCTTCTTCACAGTCCTTGGGTCGGTATgttaatagggtttttttttgctttgtaagaTTCCCTTAGCGTAACGCATGTGTGTAGTTaataaaatgcttgctttttcccttatagtcagtgtgtgtgtgtttacctTCTCGGAAATCCTCAAAACCATGCTAAAACAGTGGTGGAGAAGGGAGtcaaatccagttggtggccagtcacaagtggtgttccccagggctcagttccatttaatatcttcatcaatgatctAACAACGGGATCAAACGCACCTCCAGTAACTctgcagacgacaccaagttcAGCAGGAGTGTTGacctgcttgagggtaggaaggctctacagagggacctggacaggctggatcgatgggtaGAGGCCAGTTGCATGAGGTTCAATAAGGTTCAATGCCAGGTCCaacacttgggtcacaacaactcCATGCAGTAAGGAAAAGGAcctgtggtttaaccccagctggcaactaagcaccacacagctgctcgctcgctCCACCCCACCTAGTGGAATGGAGgaaagaatcaggaaaaaaaaaaattaaaaatttttaaaaaaaggtaaaacttgtgggttgagataaagacggtttaataggacagaaaggaaaataataacaaaaggattggaatatacaaaacaagtgatgcacaatgcaattgctcaccacctgctgaccaacacccagttagttcctgagcagtgatccctcTCAGCTCCgcttccccccagtttatatactagatatgacgtcatatggtatggaatacagcgttggccagtttgggtcagctgccctccctgtgtcccctcccctcaagct comes from Buteo buteo chromosome 31, bButBut1.hap1.1, whole genome shotgun sequence and encodes:
- the LOC142026027 gene encoding olfactory receptor 14C36-like, encoding MSNSSSITQFLLLAFADTRELQLLHFWLFLGIYLAALLANGLVITAVACDLSLYTPMYFFLLNLSLLDLGTISTTVPKAMANSLWDTRAISYAGCAAQFFLFIFLISAEYFILTVMAYDRYVAICKPLHYGTLLGSRACVHMAAAAWGTGFLYAVLHTANTFSLPLCQGNAVDQFFCEIPQILKLTCSGAYLREVGVLVVSVCFAFGCFVFIVLSYGQIFRAVLRIPSEQGRHKAFSTCLPHLAVVSLFLSTGMFADLKPPSISSPTLDLLVAVLYSVVPPALNPLIYSMRNHEIKDALRKLITGYCSEEMNCMLSFA